One genomic region from Spirosoma sp. KCTC 42546 encodes:
- a CDS encoding aldo/keto reductase — MQATEQPAGSQVAAQAGTITIGGDLTVNRMAYGAMRITGNGIWGPPKDHDESIRVLKRCLELGVNFIDTADSYGPYVSEELIAEALHPYPDGLVIGTKGGLLRTGPNQWPVDGSRKHLEEALNGSLKRLKLDRIDLYQLHRFDPKVPSEEFLSFLQEAQQQGKIRHIGLSEVGIDQIEEAKKYFEVVSVQNMYNFGEQRWNDVLAYCEQNNIAFIPWFPLNAGNVAAENAIKKVAARHGATDYQIALAWLLAASPVMLPIAGTSSVKHLEENLQAAAIKLTDEDLQDMPLPN, encoded by the coding sequence ATGCAAGCAACTGAACAACCAGCTGGATCACAAGTGGCCGCACAGGCTGGTACCATCACAATTGGTGGTGATTTAACCGTTAATCGTATGGCTTACGGTGCCATGCGGATTACTGGAAACGGAATTTGGGGTCCTCCAAAAGATCACGACGAATCCATTCGCGTATTAAAACGCTGCCTTGAACTTGGCGTAAATTTTATTGATACAGCCGATAGCTACGGCCCTTACGTATCGGAAGAGCTCATTGCCGAAGCCCTGCATCCCTATCCCGATGGCTTAGTTATTGGGACGAAAGGTGGACTACTCCGTACAGGCCCGAATCAATGGCCGGTTGATGGCAGCCGAAAACACCTGGAGGAAGCACTTAATGGTAGCCTGAAACGCTTAAAACTAGATCGGATTGATCTGTATCAACTTCACCGCTTCGATCCGAAAGTACCGTCCGAAGAATTCCTGAGTTTTCTACAGGAAGCCCAGCAACAGGGTAAGATCCGGCATATTGGTTTATCGGAAGTGGGTATTGACCAGATCGAAGAAGCAAAAAAATACTTCGAGGTTGTATCGGTACAGAATATGTACAACTTTGGCGAGCAACGCTGGAATGATGTGCTTGCCTACTGCGAGCAAAATAATATCGCCTTTATTCCATGGTTTCCGCTCAACGCGGGGAACGTGGCTGCCGAAAATGCCATTAAAAAAGTAGCTGCCCGTCACGGTGCAACAGATTACCAGATTGCACTGGCCTGGCTCTTAGCCGCATCACCTGTAATGTTGCCCATCGCCGGAACATCGTCGGTAAAGCATTTGGAGGAGAATCTGCAAGCTGCCGCTATTAAACTTACTGACGAAGATTTGCAGGATATGCCATTGCCTAATTAA
- a CDS encoding pyridoxal phosphate-dependent aminotransferase codes for MIIPLALRADQTQEYYFSVKLAEVRRLQAAGHDIINLGIGNPDLMPSANTIDALVRSAQQPTAHGYQPYKGTPQLRQAITSFYGHTYGVTLEPDTEILPLIGSKEGITHISLTFLNEGDGVLVPELGYPAYRAVSRMVGATVHEYPLLEYAGWQPDWEAMTDLLAAQPANEKTKIIWLNYPHMPTGAPATRALFERAVRFAHEHQVLLCHDNPYSLILNKKPPISLLSVDGAKDVAVELNSLSKSHNMAGWRIGWMAGAKAYVDAVLTIKSNIDSGQFKPLMDAATEALSNSDDWHRARNAVYQGRLDAVHAFLDALGCTYTTDQEGLFIWAKLPDSVESAEALVDDLLVKKHVFIAPGFIFGPKGDRYVRVSLCVNKERIDEATGRLNQDFYDLTD; via the coding sequence GTGATTATTCCCCTTGCCCTCCGCGCTGACCAAACGCAGGAGTATTATTTTTCGGTGAAACTAGCTGAAGTGCGTCGGTTACAGGCGGCTGGTCATGATATTATTAACCTCGGTATCGGCAACCCTGATCTGATGCCTTCTGCCAATACGATTGATGCGCTGGTACGTTCGGCGCAGCAACCAACTGCGCACGGGTATCAGCCGTATAAGGGTACCCCACAGTTACGGCAGGCCATTACTAGCTTCTATGGCCATACATACGGCGTCACACTCGAACCTGATACCGAAATTTTGCCGCTTATTGGCTCTAAAGAAGGAATAACCCATATTTCGCTGACGTTCCTGAACGAAGGCGATGGTGTTTTAGTCCCTGAGCTTGGTTACCCAGCCTACCGGGCAGTAAGCCGTATGGTAGGAGCTACTGTTCATGAGTATCCACTTCTGGAATACGCTGGCTGGCAACCCGATTGGGAAGCTATGACTGATTTACTGGCAGCCCAGCCAGCCAATGAAAAGACAAAGATTATATGGCTGAACTACCCCCATATGCCCACAGGAGCACCTGCTACCCGCGCCCTGTTTGAGCGGGCGGTACGGTTCGCCCATGAGCATCAGGTATTGTTGTGCCATGACAATCCCTACAGTCTGATTCTGAATAAAAAGCCGCCGATCAGCCTCTTGTCGGTGGATGGCGCGAAGGACGTGGCCGTGGAACTAAACTCCTTAAGTAAATCGCATAATATGGCTGGTTGGCGCATTGGCTGGATGGCGGGTGCTAAAGCTTATGTCGATGCGGTGCTAACGATCAAGAGCAACATTGATTCGGGACAGTTTAAGCCGCTCATGGATGCCGCAACCGAAGCGCTCAGTAATTCTGACGACTGGCATAGGGCGCGTAACGCTGTATATCAAGGTCGGTTAGATGCCGTTCATGCGTTTCTGGATGCCCTGGGCTGCACCTATACAACCGATCAGGAGGGATTGTTTATCTGGGCCAAACTACCTGATTCTGTCGAATCTGCTGAAGCGTTGGTTGATGATTTACTTGTAAAAAAACATGTATTTATTGCTCCGGGCTTTATTTTTGGACCCAAAGGTGATCGATATGTACGGGTATCGTTGTGCGTGAATAAGGAACGAATTGATGAAGCAACAGGGCGTCTGAACCAGGATTTTTATGATTTAACTGACTGA
- a CDS encoding ferredoxin--NADP reductase: MANRYFLKVKDIVRETPDAVTISFWHPINEEIRYQPGQFLTFLLNINGQKIRRSYSMASSPHVDVSLSVSVKRVPGGLASNYLCDRIRPGDILETLEPMGTFVPKLDPQNRRTIILIGAGSGITPLFSMAKSVMHVEPNSRIWLIYGNRNQESIIYKAHLDAMEQGYGRSRFQVTHILSQPTYGWTGPEGRLNQHTLTKLLDQLPASERQNASFYLCGPDGMMAEVRSALALVGISTEHVHKESYATAPVMAGDVVEEPLTAADSGTPEVTVLYEGSEYKFAVAPHQTILEAALDLDIDLPYSCQAGMCTACLGRCTSGKVKLDEEDGLSESELKAGYVLTCVAHPVGPNVVIEIE; this comes from the coding sequence ATGGCAAATCGGTATTTTTTGAAAGTAAAAGACATCGTTCGGGAAACGCCCGATGCGGTGACGATAAGTTTCTGGCACCCCATCAACGAGGAAATTCGCTATCAGCCTGGTCAGTTTCTGACCTTTTTACTCAATATCAACGGACAGAAAATTCGGCGTTCTTATTCAATGGCCTCATCGCCCCATGTCGATGTGTCCTTATCGGTATCTGTAAAACGCGTGCCGGGCGGACTGGCATCCAATTATCTCTGCGATCGTATCCGACCCGGCGACATACTGGAAACCCTGGAGCCTATGGGCACCTTCGTACCGAAGCTCGATCCACAGAATCGACGAACCATTATTTTGATTGGAGCAGGTAGCGGCATTACGCCTTTGTTCTCGATGGCCAAGTCGGTGATGCACGTTGAACCCAACAGCCGGATTTGGCTTATTTACGGTAACCGGAATCAGGAGTCTATCATTTATAAAGCGCATCTGGATGCAATGGAGCAGGGGTATGGCCGTTCACGTTTCCAGGTGACACATATCCTGAGCCAGCCCACATACGGCTGGACAGGGCCTGAAGGGCGCCTGAATCAGCACACGCTAACCAAATTGCTGGATCAGTTACCGGCTTCCGAACGCCAGAATGCTAGCTTTTACCTATGCGGACCCGATGGCATGATGGCCGAAGTTCGATCTGCATTGGCTCTAGTTGGTATTTCGACGGAGCACGTTCACAAAGAAAGTTATGCAACCGCGCCGGTTATGGCGGGTGATGTGGTGGAGGAACCCCTCACAGCTGCTGACAGTGGTACACCCGAAGTCACAGTCCTGTATGAAGGCAGCGAGTATAAATTTGCCGTTGCCCCCCATCAGACTATCCTGGAAGCGGCATTGGACCTCGATATTGACTTGCCGTATTCCTGTCAGGCGGGCATGTGTACGGCCTGCCTAGGCCGTTGCACCTCGGGTAAGGTAAAACTGGACGAAGAGGATGGTCTGTCTGAATCGGAACTGAAAGCAGGTTATGTATTAACCTGTGTAGCTCATCCCGTTGGGCCAAATGTGGTTATTGAGATAGAATAA
- a CDS encoding cytochrome b5 domain-containing protein produces the protein MPPTPTSLPSFTRSQLALRNGQDRDDIWCAYEGTIYDLSASRLWRNGKHYEHWAGQDLTDELADAPHTNAVFNRFPVIGKLV, from the coding sequence ATGCCGCCAACCCCTACTTCTTTGCCGTCTTTCACTCGCTCACAGTTAGCTTTACGCAATGGACAGGATCGGGACGACATCTGGTGTGCCTATGAGGGCACTATTTACGATCTGTCGGCATCACGACTATGGCGCAATGGTAAACATTATGAACACTGGGCCGGGCAGGACCTTACCGACGAACTAGCCGATGCGCCCCATACAAACGCCGTTTTCAACCGTTTCCCGGTAATTGGGAAATTGGTATAA
- a CDS encoding DNA topology modulation protein produces the protein MKRVAIVGCGGAGKSTLARQLGQLTHLPVAHLDAVLWQPGWIMTDRATELVLQKQLIDQPEWIIDGNYGSSMNLRFTTADTIIFLDFPRWLCLWRIIKRLVTYQGRVRPDMAPGCPERWSWDFLHWIWTFRQTQRAQILAKIDQYAPGRTVLIFKKPVEVNQFLHQLMPET, from the coding sequence ATGAAACGAGTTGCCATTGTGGGTTGTGGAGGAGCCGGGAAGTCAACTCTGGCTCGTCAGCTTGGCCAATTGACCCATCTCCCGGTCGCTCATCTGGATGCCGTATTATGGCAACCCGGCTGGATCATGACAGACCGGGCTACCGAACTGGTTTTACAAAAACAATTGATTGACCAACCCGAGTGGATCATTGATGGAAATTACGGCTCGTCAATGAACTTACGTTTTACCACGGCCGATACCATAATCTTTCTGGACTTCCCTCGCTGGTTGTGTTTGTGGCGGATTATCAAGCGTTTGGTTACTTATCAAGGGCGAGTTCGTCCTGATATGGCTCCCGGTTGCCCTGAGCGCTGGAGCTGGGATTTCCTGCACTGGATCTGGACATTTCGACAGACTCAGCGCGCACAAATTCTGGCTAAAATTGATCAATATGCTCCAGGACGTACAGTATTGATTTTTAAGAAACCAGTGGAGGTAAACCAGTTTCTGCATCAATTGATGCCAGAGACTTAG
- a CDS encoding prephenate dehydrogenase: MVVSIVGIGLLGGSFALAVREKYPKMRFIGVDTSPVNGQLALAKGIVDEVLPLAEAVAQSTLVVMATPVNIITDLLPTVLDHLPVDATVIDLGSTKELICDLVDTHAKRSQFVAVHPMAGTENSGPGAAFKELLSGKNLIICDREKSNADSLMLVESLFRDIGMKLFYMTPKEHDLHLAYVSHLSHISAFALGLTVLEKEKDEQAIFDMASTGFSSTVRLAKSSPQMWAPIFDQNRTNVSDALAAYIDFLQQFKEVIDSQDVTASLDFMQRANVIRRVLDGIEKR; this comes from the coding sequence ATGGTTGTAAGTATAGTAGGTATAGGCCTCCTCGGTGGTTCCTTCGCGCTCGCGGTTCGCGAGAAATACCCCAAAATGCGCTTCATTGGCGTTGACACATCGCCCGTGAACGGGCAACTGGCACTGGCCAAGGGCATTGTTGATGAGGTATTGCCGCTGGCCGAAGCGGTAGCACAGAGTACGCTCGTTGTGATGGCTACGCCCGTTAACATTATTACCGACTTACTACCTACGGTACTCGATCACCTGCCAGTGGATGCGACCGTCATTGATTTAGGTTCTACCAAAGAGTTGATTTGCGATCTGGTTGATACTCATGCCAAGCGGTCCCAGTTTGTTGCGGTTCATCCTATGGCCGGTACCGAAAATTCGGGGCCGGGTGCTGCGTTTAAGGAGTTGCTGTCTGGCAAGAACCTTATTATCTGCGATCGGGAGAAAAGTAATGCCGACAGCTTGATGCTGGTTGAAAGTCTGTTTCGGGATATAGGCATGAAATTGTTTTACATGACGCCTAAGGAACACGACCTGCACCTGGCTTATGTATCACACCTAAGTCATATCAGTGCATTTGCGCTAGGCTTGACTGTATTGGAAAAAGAAAAAGACGAGCAGGCCATTTTCGACATGGCCAGTACTGGCTTTAGCTCAACGGTGCGTTTGGCGAAGAGCTCTCCGCAAATGTGGGCCCCTATTTTCGACCAGAATCGAACAAATGTATCCGACGCGCTGGCGGCCTACATCGACTTTCTACAGCAGTTTAAAGAAGTAATTGACAGCCAGGACGTTACTGCCTCGCTGGATTTCATGCAACGGGCCAACGTCATTCGACGTGTGCTGGACGGAATCGAGAAACGGTAA
- a CDS encoding GxxExxY protein has product MIKTEYRYSELTSKVIGCAFEVHKILGSGFQEVIYQRALAIELEECSVEFTREFDMPIFFKGRHIGSRRVDFLIENVVSVELKAIAMLNDDHLAQAINYLEAYNLEVGLLINFGNSSLQFKRLLNKKFRVSP; this is encoded by the coding sequence ATGATTAAAACGGAGTACAGATACTCAGAGTTGACGAGTAAAGTAATTGGATGTGCGTTTGAAGTCCATAAGATACTGGGAAGCGGATTTCAAGAAGTTATTTATCAACGGGCATTGGCCATTGAATTAGAAGAATGTAGCGTTGAATTTACTCGCGAATTTGATATGCCGATTTTCTTCAAAGGGCGGCATATTGGCTCTCGTAGAGTTGATTTTCTAATTGAAAATGTAGTGTCTGTTGAATTAAAAGCGATCGCTATGCTCAACGATGACCACTTGGCCCAAGCGATCAACTATTTGGAAGCTTACAATCTTGAAGTTGGCCTGCTCATTAATTTTGGGAACTCAAGTTTACAATTTAAACGATTGCTAAATAAAAAATTTAGAGTTTCCCCCTAA
- a CDS encoding N-acetylglucosamine kinase, whose amino-acid sequence MNTLIADSGSTKTDWRLVDDNGIVHAIQTDGFNPYYQTAAQMATTLQNQLIPHLKEALVTKVFFYGTGCTGPAVNHIVADALQDVLPGLQLVEVNSDMLGAARGAMGHEAGIACILGTGSNACCYDGNQLTRGIQSLGFWLGDEGSGGYLGKTLVRDFFQERLPTDLREAFQTRYALDRPTLLENAYQKPFPNRYFASFTPFLSDHLTHPYITDLVTEAFALFLTTYVKRFPEAGFWPVHFVGSIAYYFAQPLQQAVKQTGLTIGSILKAPAEQLVQFHQSPA is encoded by the coding sequence ATGAACACCCTTATTGCTGATAGCGGCTCCACGAAAACCGACTGGCGTCTTGTTGACGACAACGGAATCGTCCATGCTATTCAAACGGATGGATTCAATCCATATTATCAAACAGCCGCTCAAATGGCGACTACACTACAGAATCAACTGATTCCACACCTGAAAGAGGCCCTGGTTACAAAGGTTTTTTTCTACGGAACGGGCTGTACTGGCCCCGCGGTGAATCATATTGTTGCTGATGCGCTACAGGACGTGCTACCTGGTTTGCAGCTTGTTGAGGTGAATAGTGATATGCTGGGAGCCGCTCGGGGCGCGATGGGCCATGAGGCTGGAATAGCGTGTATTCTCGGCACAGGGTCAAATGCCTGCTGTTATGATGGTAATCAGTTAACCCGAGGTATACAGTCGTTGGGCTTTTGGCTCGGCGATGAGGGGAGTGGTGGGTATCTGGGCAAAACGCTCGTCCGGGATTTTTTTCAGGAGCGCTTACCAACTGATCTCCGTGAGGCTTTCCAGACCCGCTACGCACTTGATCGGCCAACGCTGCTGGAAAATGCCTATCAAAAACCGTTTCCTAACCGCTATTTCGCTTCGTTCACGCCCTTTTTATCTGATCACCTCACTCACCCTTATATAACTGATTTGGTAACAGAAGCCTTTGCCCTATTTCTGACAACCTATGTCAAACGGTTTCCCGAAGCGGGTTTCTGGCCGGTTCATTTTGTGGGTTCAATTGCCTATTATTTCGCTCAGCCATTACAACAGGCTGTAAAACAAACAGGCTTAACAATAGGTAGTATCCTGAAAGCTCCTGCTGAACAGTTAGTTCAGTTTCATCAATCGCCCGCTTGA
- a CDS encoding PA2169 family four-helix-bundle protein: MITNKEIVDDLNDLVKINNDRIQGYEKAIEDNEDAQLDDLFRHYVIQSQNFRSQLADHIVRIDGTGVSDATSTDVTSKIHRAWIDIKSALTGKDRDTVLSSVEFGENAAIEAYQDAINKDHIPAYIKEDLQKQLSELQVAFDKIKSLENA, translated from the coding sequence ATGATCACGAATAAAGAAATCGTTGATGATCTCAACGACCTGGTAAAAATCAACAACGATCGCATTCAGGGATATGAAAAAGCGATTGAAGACAACGAAGATGCGCAACTGGACGATCTGTTCCGCCATTACGTAATTCAGAGCCAAAATTTCCGTAGTCAATTGGCCGATCATATCGTACGCATTGACGGAACGGGCGTATCAGACGCAACATCTACCGACGTAACAAGTAAAATTCACCGCGCCTGGATCGACATTAAATCAGCGCTGACGGGCAAAGATCGCGATACGGTATTAAGCTCCGTTGAATTTGGCGAAAATGCCGCTATTGAAGCCTATCAGGACGCAATTAATAAAGACCATATTCCGGCTTACATCAAAGAGGATCTTCAAAAGCAACTTAGTGAATTACAGGTTGCCTTTGATAAGATCAAGTCATTGGAGAATGCATAA
- the carB gene encoding carbamoyl-phosphate synthase large subunit: MPKNTNIRSVLIIGSGPIVIGQACEFDYAGSQAARSIREEGIEVALINSNPATIMTDPINADYVYLLPLEKKSIVEILKKHQEMGRPIDAVLPTMGGQTALNLAIDCDKAGIWQKYGVEIIGVDIKAIETTEDREKFRLLMLELGAGVCKGRTARSFLEGKEIAQEIGFPLVIRPSYTLGGTGGGFVNRPEDFDKALTAGLHASPVHEVLVEQSVMGWKEYELELLRDNNGNFIIICSIENFDPMGIHTGDSITVAPAMTLPDTLYQKMRDLAITVMAGIGQFAGGCNIQFSVNPQTDDIIVIEVNPRVSRSSALASKATGYPIAKIAAKMSVGYNLDELINPITGTTSAFFEPAIDYVIVKVPRWNFDKFPGADRSLGLQMKSVGEAMGIGRNFQEALQKACQSLEIRRNGLGADGHELTDRAALTESLQHPSWNRLFHIYDAFKAGMSFRTIQQLTRIDPWFLHQIEELIELEREIQQYDLDDIPPELLRTAKQKGYADRQLAHLLQVKESKVYDYRQRHNIRRVYKCVDTCAAEFEAKTPYYYSTFNNQVPITTDHAEPVSDLPGNESIRSNRKKVVVLGSGPNRIGQGIEFDYSCVHGVLAAKEAGYETIMINCNPETVSTDPDIADKLYFEPVFWEHVHAIIMHEQPEGVIVQLGGQTALKMAEKLTRYGIKIIGTSWEALDLAEDRGHFSELLKTLDIPYPKFGTVRESEAALELSRELGFPLLVRPSYVLGGQNMKIVINENELEQHVMKILEDIPDNNILLDHFLENAIEAEADAICDGEDVYIIGIMEHIEPAGIHSGDSYAVLPTFDLSENVLRQIEEHTKKIAVALKTVGLINIQFAIKNEVVYIIEANPRASRTVPFICKAYQEPYVNYATKVMLGDKKVKDFDFKPVKKGYAIKIPVFSFSKFPNVNKELGPEMKSTGEGIYFIDDLTDDYFQKVYSERNLYLSR, encoded by the coding sequence ATGCCTAAAAATACCAACATTCGCTCGGTTCTTATTATTGGCTCAGGCCCCATCGTTATTGGCCAGGCATGTGAGTTCGATTATGCTGGCTCACAGGCCGCTCGCTCTATTCGGGAGGAAGGCATAGAAGTGGCGTTGATTAATTCCAACCCGGCCACTATCATGACCGACCCTATCAACGCAGATTATGTGTATCTGTTGCCGTTAGAGAAAAAATCTATCGTCGAAATCCTGAAAAAACACCAGGAAATGGGGCGGCCCATCGACGCCGTTCTGCCAACGATGGGGGGACAAACCGCTCTGAATCTGGCTATCGACTGCGATAAGGCCGGTATCTGGCAAAAATACGGTGTCGAGATTATTGGCGTGGACATTAAAGCCATCGAAACAACTGAAGACCGGGAGAAATTCCGGTTGCTCATGCTTGAACTTGGTGCTGGCGTTTGCAAAGGCCGCACGGCCCGCTCGTTTCTGGAAGGTAAAGAAATTGCCCAGGAAATTGGCTTTCCGCTGGTTATCCGGCCATCGTATACACTGGGTGGCACAGGGGGCGGTTTCGTTAACCGGCCCGAAGATTTTGACAAGGCACTTACCGCCGGATTACACGCATCGCCTGTTCATGAGGTGCTGGTCGAACAAAGTGTGATGGGCTGGAAAGAGTATGAACTGGAATTGCTGCGCGATAATAACGGCAACTTCATTATCATCTGCTCCATCGAGAATTTTGACCCAATGGGTATTCATACCGGCGACAGCATTACCGTTGCCCCGGCCATGACGCTGCCCGATACGCTGTACCAGAAAATGCGCGATCTGGCCATTACAGTAATGGCCGGTATTGGTCAGTTTGCGGGCGGCTGTAATATCCAGTTTTCGGTTAACCCACAAACCGACGACATCATCGTTATTGAAGTGAATCCACGGGTGAGCCGGTCGTCGGCGCTGGCATCCAAAGCAACGGGTTACCCGATTGCTAAGATTGCCGCAAAAATGTCGGTTGGGTACAACCTCGATGAGTTGATCAACCCTATTACGGGTACCACTTCGGCTTTCTTCGAACCCGCAATCGACTATGTTATTGTAAAAGTACCCCGCTGGAACTTCGATAAGTTTCCGGGTGCCGATCGGTCATTGGGGCTGCAAATGAAGTCGGTTGGGGAAGCGATGGGTATTGGTCGAAACTTCCAGGAAGCGCTACAAAAAGCCTGTCAGTCGCTCGAAATTCGCCGGAATGGACTTGGTGCCGATGGACATGAACTAACCGACCGGGCGGCTCTGACGGAAAGTCTGCAACACCCCAGCTGGAACCGGCTGTTTCATATCTACGATGCGTTTAAAGCAGGCATGTCGTTCCGAACGATTCAGCAACTGACCCGAATTGACCCCTGGTTCTTACACCAGATCGAAGAATTAATTGAGCTGGAACGTGAAATTCAGCAGTATGATCTGGACGATATTCCGCCCGAACTTCTCCGTACGGCCAAACAAAAAGGCTATGCCGACCGACAGTTGGCCCACCTGCTTCAGGTAAAAGAAAGCAAGGTGTATGACTACCGTCAGAGACACAATATTCGGCGGGTATATAAGTGTGTGGATACCTGCGCGGCTGAGTTTGAGGCCAAAACGCCGTATTATTATTCGACCTTCAACAACCAGGTTCCCATCACAACCGACCACGCTGAGCCAGTTTCTGACCTGCCCGGTAATGAGTCGATTCGGAGTAACCGCAAAAAAGTGGTGGTGCTGGGTTCGGGGCCAAACCGTATTGGACAGGGTATCGAGTTCGATTACTCCTGCGTACACGGCGTACTGGCGGCAAAGGAAGCGGGTTATGAGACCATCATGATCAACTGTAATCCTGAAACCGTATCGACCGATCCTGACATTGCCGACAAGCTGTACTTTGAGCCGGTTTTCTGGGAGCACGTACATGCTATTATCATGCACGAGCAGCCTGAAGGCGTTATTGTGCAGTTGGGTGGGCAGACAGCACTGAAAATGGCCGAGAAACTGACCCGTTACGGCATTAAGATCATTGGCACAAGCTGGGAAGCCCTCGACTTAGCCGAAGATCGGGGTCATTTTTCGGAATTGCTGAAAACACTGGATATTCCATACCCAAAATTCGGAACGGTACGGGAGTCAGAAGCGGCACTGGAATTATCGCGCGAATTAGGATTCCCCTTGCTGGTGCGGCCAAGCTACGTACTGGGAGGCCAGAACATGAAAATCGTGATTAACGAGAACGAACTCGAGCAGCACGTGATGAAGATTCTGGAAGATATTCCAGACAATAACATCCTGCTCGACCACTTCCTCGAAAACGCCATCGAAGCGGAAGCCGACGCCATCTGCGATGGTGAAGACGTGTACATTATTGGCATCATGGAGCACATTGAACCGGCTGGTATTCACTCTGGTGACTCGTACGCTGTGCTACCCACCTTCGATTTGAGCGAAAACGTGCTCCGGCAAATTGAGGAACACACGAAAAAGATCGCCGTTGCGCTTAAAACTGTCGGACTGATTAATATTCAGTTTGCCATTAAAAACGAGGTAGTGTACATTATTGAGGCCAATCCCCGTGCCAGCCGAACCGTACCATTCATCTGCAAAGCGTACCAGGAACCGTATGTTAATTATGCTACGAAGGTGATGCTGGGCGACAAGAAGGTGAAGGATTTCGATTTCAAGCCGGTTAAAAAAGGGTATGCGATCAAGATTCCGGTGTTCTCGTTCAGCAAGTTCCCGAACGTAAACAAGGAGCTTGGTCCCGAAATGAAATCGACCGGAGAGGGCATTTACTTCATTGATGATCTCACCGATGATTATTTCCAGAAAGTATACTCGGAGCGGAATCTGTATTTAAGCCGGTAG
- the thiL gene encoding thiamine-phosphate kinase: protein MTDLNTLGEIGLIERIRQATPTPTHSETIYGIGDDAAVFDWGDDYGLLTTDMLVEGIHFDLTYVPLKHLGYKAVTFGVSDIAAMNGLPIQATISVGLSSRFPVEAVDELYEGIRAACEAYNVDLVGGDTSSSRSGLIISVSVLGKVPKDLITYRNTAQPNDVICVTGDLGAAYLGLQLLEREKQVFLADPNMQPNLSEERAYLVQRQLRPDARTDMVHELRDLGIRPTAMIDISDGLASELLHLCHQSGTGAVVFDENLPIDDQTHLAADEFKISPITAALNGGEDYELLFTVRPQAFEKLETNARITAIGYLTADPTKIVLATKAGQQTPIRAQGWERQG, encoded by the coding sequence ATGACTGATTTAAATACGCTTGGTGAAATCGGCTTGATCGAACGGATTCGGCAGGCAACACCTACACCTACTCACTCTGAAACCATTTATGGTATTGGCGACGATGCCGCAGTATTTGACTGGGGCGATGATTATGGGTTGCTTACGACCGACATGCTCGTAGAAGGCATTCACTTTGATTTGACTTACGTACCACTGAAACATCTTGGTTACAAAGCCGTGACGTTTGGCGTGTCGGATATTGCGGCTATGAACGGCTTACCGATACAAGCAACTATTAGTGTCGGACTTAGTAGTCGGTTTCCGGTCGAGGCTGTCGATGAACTGTATGAAGGGATTCGGGCCGCCTGTGAAGCATACAACGTAGATTTAGTAGGTGGCGACACCTCATCCTCACGATCAGGCCTGATTATTTCGGTCTCTGTTTTGGGAAAGGTACCCAAGGACCTGATCACCTACCGAAATACAGCGCAACCCAACGATGTTATTTGTGTAACCGGCGATCTGGGAGCAGCTTATCTGGGATTGCAATTACTAGAACGCGAGAAGCAGGTTTTCCTGGCCGACCCAAATATGCAGCCTAATCTGTCAGAAGAGCGGGCTTATCTGGTTCAACGGCAACTTCGTCCCGATGCTCGCACCGATATGGTTCATGAACTTCGCGACTTAGGTATTCGGCCTACGGCTATGATCGATATTTCGGATGGACTGGCTTCAGAACTTCTCCACCTTTGCCATCAGTCGGGAACGGGAGCGGTGGTATTTGACGAGAATCTACCCATCGACGACCAGACACACTTAGCTGCCGACGAATTCAAAATCAGTCCTATAACGGCTGCCTTGAATGGAGGTGAAGACTATGAGCTATTGTTTACGGTCCGTCCGCAAGCGTTTGAAAAACTGGAAACGAACGCCCGCATCACAGCTATAGGTTACCTTACTGCCGACCCAACAAAAATTGTACTGGCAACAAAAGCCGGTCAACAGACGCCTATTCGGGCGCAAGGCTGGGAGCGACAAGGATAA